A part of Salvia splendens isolate huo1 unplaced genomic scaffold, SspV2 ctg231, whole genome shotgun sequence genomic DNA contains:
- the LOC121789398 gene encoding 40S ribosomal protein S20-2-like: MAFATMKPTKPGLEESQEQIHKIRITLSSKNVKNLEKVCADLVRGAKDKRLRVKGPVRMPTKVLKITTRKSPCGEGTNTFDRFELRVHKRVIDLFSSPDVVKQITSITIEPGVEVEVTIADS; encoded by the exons ATGGCGTTCGCAACAATGAAGCCGACAAAGCCGGGGTTGGAGGAGTCCCAAGAGCAGATTCACAAGATCCGCATCACTCTGTCCTCCAAAAATGTCAAAAATCTCGAGAAAG TTTGTGCTGACCTTGTACGTGGTGCCAAGGACAAGAGGCTGAGAGTCAAAGGACCAGTCAGAATGCCTACCAAGGTTCTCAAAATCACCACCAGGAAGTCTCCTTGCGGTGAAG GAACAAACACATTCGATAGGTTTGAGCTGCGTGTGCACAAGCGAGTGATTGATCTTTTCAGCTCACCAGATGTTGTGAAGCAGATTACTTCAATCACCATTGAACCTGGTGTAGAGGTCGAAGTTACCATTGCTGACTCCTAG